A single genomic interval of Calditrichota bacterium harbors:
- a CDS encoding PorV/PorQ family protein has protein sequence MSKVGTTAASFLEIEVGARALSMGSAFVGVADDITAMYWNPAGLARLNTNQAIFDHSNWLAGVSFDYAGVAIQMGNAGALGLSITALNMGEMNVRTVFYPEGTGERFDASDFSLGATYARNLTDRFSIGFSGKYIHQKIWHMNAASIAFDIGTLFTTQFHGMKLGMSITNFGPKMRLEGKDTQVKHDIDPVKYGNNSKINAHLDTDKWSLPLLFRVGVSMDVLKTSLQSLTLALDANHPNDNTEYLNAGFEYGLFQKFYLRAGYPALFMKDSEQGFSAGAGLNTLLFRNFRIKLDYAYANFGVLTNVQRFSVSVVF, from the coding sequence GTGTCCAAAGTGGGTACAACGGCTGCCTCGTTCCTGGAAATTGAAGTCGGGGCACGCGCGTTGAGTATGGGAAGTGCATTTGTGGGTGTGGCCGACGACATCACGGCCATGTACTGGAATCCCGCCGGGCTGGCCAGACTGAACACGAATCAGGCCATTTTTGATCACTCCAACTGGCTGGCAGGTGTTTCATTCGATTACGCGGGTGTGGCCATTCAGATGGGCAACGCGGGGGCACTGGGTCTCAGCATCACGGCGTTGAATATGGGCGAAATGAACGTGCGTACTGTATTCTACCCGGAGGGTACGGGGGAGCGGTTCGACGCTTCCGATTTTTCCCTCGGCGCCACCTACGCCCGCAATCTCACTGACCGGTTTTCCATCGGATTTTCCGGAAAGTACATCCACCAGAAAATCTGGCACATGAATGCCGCCAGCATTGCTTTTGACATCGGGACCCTTTTCACCACTCAGTTTCACGGAATGAAACTGGGCATGAGTATCACCAATTTTGGCCCCAAAATGCGTTTGGAAGGCAAAGACACCCAGGTGAAACACGACATCGACCCCGTTAAATACGGCAACAACAGCAAAATAAACGCCCATCTCGATACGGATAAATGGTCGCTGCCACTGCTTTTCCGCGTGGGGGTTTCCATGGACGTCCTTAAAACATCCCTGCAATCTCTAACCCTGGCACTGGATGCCAATCACCCCAACGACAACACAGAATATTTGAATGCCGGATTTGAGTACGGCCTTTTTCAAAAATTTTACCTGCGCGCGGGCTACCCGGCGCTTTTCATGAAAGATTCCGAGCAAGGATTTTCCGCCGGTGCGGGCCTGAACACCCTTTTGTTCCGCAATTTCCGAATCAAATTAGACTACGCCTACGCCAACTTTGGCGTACTCACGAATGTGCAGCGGTTTTCAGTAAGTGTGGTGTTTTAA
- a CDS encoding four helix bundle protein, whose translation MQSDKSKFKKDFKNRLYHFVLKLIDFLDHLPKDNISNRLGDQLLRSGTSILANYVEGQAASSKKDFTNYFNISLKSANESKLWVALLRDSKRATSDEANWFLSELDEISKIFASSILTLRGKR comes from the coding sequence ATGCAAAGCGATAAGTCAAAATTCAAAAAGGATTTTAAGAACAGGCTGTATCATTTTGTCCTAAAATTGATTGATTTTCTGGATCATTTGCCGAAAGACAATATTTCCAATAGATTAGGTGATCAACTGCTTCGAAGTGGAACGAGTATTTTGGCTAATTATGTGGAAGGACAAGCTGCAAGCAGTAAAAAGGATTTTACCAATTACTTTAACATTTCCTTAAAATCCGCTAACGAGAGCAAATTGTGGGTCGCTCTTCTGAGAGATAGTAAACGAGCCACTTCAGATGAGGCCAATTGGTTTTTAAGTGAACTCGATGAAATTTCTAAAATTTTTGCTTCGAGCATTTTAACTCTGCGTGGCAAACGGTAA